From Pagrus major chromosome 18, Pma_NU_1.0, a single genomic window includes:
- the cetn2 gene encoding uncharacterized protein cetn2, with translation MATSAKRPSLQGPVPPPRKKTTPKPELTEEQKQEIREAFELFDTDGSGYIDVKELKVAMRALGFEPKKEEIKKMIVEVDKDGTGKISFADFLAVMTQKMAEKDSKEEILKAFRLFDDDETGKISFRNLKRVAKELGENLTDEELQEMIDEADRDGDGEVNQQEFLRIMKKTCLY, from the exons ATG GCAACCAGTGCCAAGAGACCATCCCTGCAGGGTCCTGTACCACCTCCTCGCAAGAAGACCACCCCCAAACCAGAGCTGACCGAGGAGCAGAAGCAGGAGATCAGGGAGGCCTTCGAGCTGTTTGACACCGATGGATCCGGATACATCGATGTCAAGGAGctcaag GTTGCGATGAGAGCTCTGGGGTTTGAACCGAAGAAGGAGGAGATCAAGAAGATGATCGTTGAAGTGGATAAGGACGGCACAGGGAAAATATCCTTCGCTGACTTCCTGGCGGTCATGACACAGAAAATG GCTGAGAAGGACTCCAAAGAGGAGATCCTGAAAGCCTTCCGCCTGTTCGATGATGACGAGACGGGCAAGATCTCATTCAGGAATCTAAAGAGAGTAGCCAAAGAGCTGGGAGAGAACCTcacagatgaagagctgcag gagatgATCGATGAAGCAGACAGGGACGGAGATGGAGAGGTGAACCAGCAGGAGTTCCTGCGCATTATGAAGAAAACCTGCCTGTACTGA